The stretch of DNA GGTTCTGCAAACTTAAATTCTACAGTATAATCATCTACCTTTGTAACATTTTCCAGTTTGGCTGAAAAGTTACCAATCACATCCTGTTCCACCCATCTGTTATAATTCCACATCACATTGTCTGCATTAAACACTGTACCGTCTGAGAATTTCACATCTTTTCTTAAATGAAACGTATAGGTTGTGCCATCTTTGCTGATATCCCAGGATTCTGCCAATGCCGGTTTAATTTCTCCATTTTCTCCATAACGCACCAGTGGATCATAGATCATTTCATAAAGACGAAAGTCCGGACCACTTTTTGTAGGGTCACAAAGTTCAGGAGTCAGATCAATGGATGTCATTGCCGTAACTACTTTTTCCTCTTTTGCCTGTACATTGACACCTGTCAGTAAAGTTGCCGCCACCATGCTCAATGCTATCAGTTTTGCTACACGTCTTTTCTTCATTTCTTCCTCTCCTTTGTTTGTTTTATATTTTACAGCATATGACATGCCGCAAAATGTCCTGTTTCAATTTCTGTCAATTCCGGTATATGCTCTCTGCATATATTTGTACATCTTATGCACCGGTTCTGATATGGGCAGCCCTGTTCCGGAATGGTATCTGAAAATATTTTCTTTTCCTGCGATCCGATTCTTCGCATTTTCGGTTCTTTTACCGGAATAGAATCAAACAGATCTTTTGTATAAGGATGTACAGCAGTCTCCTTTAAGCTGTCCGTATGATCGATAAACTCGACCACGCGTCCCTGATACATGATAGCCACCTCTTTGCAGAGATATGGAACATTGGACAGATCGTGAGTGATCAGTAAATAGGTCATCTCATATTTTTCCTGCAGTTCATTTAACAGATGCAGGATCTGCTTTCGTATGGAATAATCCAGACTGGATACCGGTTCATCACAGATCACAAGTTCCGGTCTTAATACCAATGCTCTCGCAATATTAGCTCTCTGACACTGACCTCCTGAAATCTGTCCAACATAACGGTTGCGAATATCCGGATCAAGCCCCGTCTGGATCAAAGCTTCTTTTACCCGTTCTTCATACTCTCCCTCTTGCAATTTTTCATGTAATTTCAAAATTTCCAGAATATTTTCTCCAATGGTATAACCGGGATCAAATACCCCGCTGCTGCTTTGAAAGACCATCTGAAGATTCTTGCGATATGGACGAAACTGCTTTTCAGACAAATCCTGCATTTCCTGTCCCTGAAACCAGAATTTTCCATCTGTAGGTTTCTCCAGGCCGGCGATCAGCTTTCCGAATGTAGTTTTACCACTTCCACTTTC from Blautia sp. SC05B48 encodes:
- a CDS encoding oligopeptide/dipeptide ABC transporter ATP-binding protein, whose amino-acid sequence is MSTLLKTEHLKKYYGKKKIVKAVDDVSLEIHAGSSMALIGESGSGKTTFGKLIAGLEKPTDGKFWFQGQEMQDLSEKQFRPYRKNLQMVFQSSSGVFDPGYTIGENILEILKLHEKLQEGEYEERVKEALIQTGLDPDIRNRYVGQISGGQCQRANIARALVLRPELVICDEPVSSLDYSIRKQILHLLNELQEKYEMTYLLITHDLSNVPYLCKEVAIMYQGRVVEFIDHTDSLKETAVHPYTKDLFDSIPVKEPKMRRIGSQEKKIFSDTIPEQGCPYQNRCIRCTNICREHIPELTEIETGHFAACHML